tgccactctctgtcccactttttattatattattatttctcctacataaataccatgttttagttcttttttgtttccttaagatccaataactattaattgagtactacacaaaatttaacaaactcaaaaaaccaaaatgcataaaaaatgagattttttatgaattttctgctgtattttttaattttctattatatattgcttttttgaagctactatatttattttttactcaattaatagttattagatcttaaggaaacaaaaaagaactaaaacgtgatgtttatgtaggagaaatagcaatataataaaaagtgagatagagagtggcacagggtgtgagacagaagatccgttgcgtgATCAATGGAACTAAATAAAAGCTTTTCACTAAATTCTCATCACCATGACTCCTTTATACTAGTCTTCAAAGTAATACAAATTGAAAGCAACACGTTTCAGCCTGAGGAGCAAGACAAGGGAAACTTGAAGCTGGAAAGCAACTTTACTAGGTCGTAGTCCTTCCTTCGTTTCCAAAGAAAAACTACAGCAATTTCATCATTTAACACAAGGAAGGGTACAATACATCGGAGCAAGATTCCACGTAAACTTAACAATACAAGGAAACAAGATGAGGAGGTAAAAACCAAACCTCTAACAGGAAGAAAAGTACAAGACCCTAGATTCAATGCAGCAAGAGTTTCCTGGTGGAAAGAGAATATCTATTTCAATCACTGAATTTGCCAGAAGATCCATGGCCTTATTTCTATCACAACAAttgctcaaaagaaaatttgacaTTTTCAAAGATACTGAAACAAAAAACAATGCAAAGAAATCATAGCAGCTGAATGTTGTTGCCCAGAGCCAGGTATTGGGCCTTTATTACTGCAGAATAGAGAAGAAACACGAAAGATTGAGATAGAAGCTTCAGCGTCTCCACATTACGAATTCATTCAGGCGAGCAGAAGACAAAAACTAGCAAGCATGAAATCCTGCAAAATACATTGTCTCAAGTTTGCAAAAGATGATGGATTAAGATTCAGAAGTCGGAGTCAGAAACAAGTTTACTAACCTGTTAAAGAAGCACTTATATTGCAGTTTGCTTGGCGTTCAATACTCTGGAGGATAAACTATGAGCTTAACTGGGCTAGTCTTTTTACTCTTTTGCTGCAAAAGCACTTCCAATTGTAGTTGCACAATTCTCCTGGCAGATGAAACTACCGAATCCTTGGTATGTTCAACTTTGATCATCTCGAGCTTCTTCATGTGAACAAAGTCAGATGGGATCCGCTCAAGTGTTTTGCACTGCTTGAGAATAAGGCATTTGAGTTCTGGGAAGTCATTGGCTTTAGCGTCCCAACGCGTTAAATCTGTAGCTCCAATGAAGAAAACTTTAAGAGAAGGAAAACCCCCTTGTTTTGTCTTCCAATAATCTCCCTTAAAGGCATAGTCCTTCAGCTTGAGCACCTCAAGATACCGAAGATTTCCGAGTATAGACATGTAGTCCCAATTTAGACTTGTGTTATGCAGGCTCAGCCTTGTCAACCTTGGCGGGAATTTGTGTGCCTCAGGAAGGGCAAGTAGCTTGGAGCTCACGTCATCACCGTATAGCTTCAAATTTTCAAGGGAATTCAGTTCGCAAAGACAATCAAACAAACTAGACTCACCATTGGCTTCCACAAGATTGTTTAACTTCCCACATATTCCAAGCTTCTTAAGGTTTCTAGCCCTTTTAAACACATCTTTTGTAAGACTTTCAGGTGAAACTGTAGATAGAGTTTGTAGGTTTTCACCACCAGGAGATTGCTCCAGACATTTAGGCAAGATTGTGGAGGTATTAGTATGTAGATACCTTAGCTTTGTCATCGACCAGATGTCTGCTTGTATGTCAAGAGTGGAGGATGTGGTGTGAACTACAAGAGTTTGCAAGCTAAGCAAGCTAGACATTTTTTTGGGAAGGACTGTTAGCTCGCAACAGATGGCAATAAACTTTAGCAGAACAAGGTTAAGCAGTTGGGTCGGAAAACGAGTTCCAGGGAGCCTGATGGACAAGATATCCAACACTCGGAGTAGTTTGAACTGCTTGAATACATCTGAGCAGAGATGCCGGTTCAGTGTTGTTTCTTCCAGGCCAAAGCTCAAGAATGAACGGACATTCTGAGCAGGCTGTTGATTGGAAATGTAGCTTGAGAAGTGTGAGTTAATGCAGCAAAGGCGACGGCTGAAAGATGAAACCGTCCCCACGTCACATTCTTCGAAAAGATTTTCAGCTTTGGCTGTCCTTTTGCAAAAGTCACGCAGCGTATCATGGACTAAACACGTCTTAATCCGACCACTTAAGGTTCTCTGCCTCACCATCACTAAGTTCCTGTCAACCAATTCCCGCAAACATCGCTCTGCAGTTTCCTCCATGCTTTCTCGCTCAATTTGGGGAATGAAGCCTTCTACTATCCACAATTGGAACAATTTTGAAACTTGGATCTCCAAGTCTTCAGGGAAGACACCAAGGTAGAGAAAACATGATTTGTATACGTGAAGCAAGTTATCATAACTCCGTCTTATTAAATCATCCACTAATTGTTTCTGGCTATCACTATCTAACTCATCCATACTAAGTGATTTTTGAGCCACATTCTCCCACCACTTCTCGTTTTCTGGATCATTCCTCAGAATACCTGCTGTTACCACTATTGCTAATGGTAGCCCGCCACATTTTTTCAGAATTCTTGATTCAGCAGGTTGCAGCTTCTCTGGACATTCGTTTTCATTGAAAACCTTCGTCCTTAGTAATTCTTCAGCTTCTTCTATGGTCATAAATCGCAACTGGTAGGGATCAGTCTTTGTTGCAGCACGCTTGGCCATAGACTCTTGTCGAGTAGTTATCAACACCCTACTGCCCTTGTTATAATCTGGAAAAGCATCCTTGAGATCTTCCCATGCTTTTGTATCCCAAACATCGTCCATGACAATCAAATACTTGTACTTCAGTCTCTTTCGGACCTCGGCAACTAATTCTTGCACCGACATGTTACGATCCCTAATGTTCTTGATGAAGGTACTCAGTATACTAAGAAGCACTTCTTTCTTGTTGTAATCCTTCGAAACACTGACAAATATGCGAGTGAAAAAATGATATTCAACCTGAGGGTCATTCAGAACCTTTCTAGCAAGCGTTGTCTTCCCGAGTCCAAGCATTCCATGAATCGACACTATTTCAAGAGGGTTTTCGTCACCATGTTGCTCTGCCTCCGACGTGCTCTGCCTCTTTCTCTTTCTGTCGGACCTGCCTGGGTCTAGATTTGGTACGCCAAGAAGGTCCAGTACTGTGTCAGCTGCATCCTCAAACCCGATGATTCTGTCCCCCCATTGATTACTTGCAGGCTATTTGCATGAAAGTAAAGGAATCAATGACGGATTGAAACAGTTGAGCCAGGAGATAATAAAGGCCTGAAAGTTTGAAGCTCTACTCCTGAATCTAATGAAGGAATCCGAGACAAGTATAAAATGCAGAAGACAGGATGGATTCAGACAAATTACCAAACATTCAATATTGTGAAGGTGGCAGCGGCAATTTACATTAGCACAATAACCGATTATTACTTGCAAACAGAAGAGAGTCACAAGACATCCAAGAATTTGAAACTGATTTCCTCAATTACTATAGTGAATTGCACCTTTGCTATTCTATGTTAGTAAAACTAGTAAGTCCATATTTCGTGGGTAAGAGTTAACCTTTTTTATCTTTAAAATGGTTTTCTTCTATTTTGTgcccaaaataacaaaataacagcGTGCCCACTTTTCATAAGGgtacaaaaatagaaaaaaaaatcttttaaaaTATGCCCAGCAAAGAACCGAAAAGATGACAAATGAAGTTAGTGAGAGCCATAATATCTACCTAAAATTAActtgttttccttctttcaTTTTGAATATCACATTACATTTGGGAgtttaatttaaatttagaatTTTTTATACACCCTTACTATATAATTTAGTAACTAGAATGTTTATGGGTGTCTTTATTGACAgtaaattgttaaaaaaaaaaaaaaaaaagtggtgaTACTTTTCAACTAGTCCCCTCTCTATTGCCAGCTAGGGGTGTCAATTGGAATTTTTCGGTGGGCTTTGGGCACAACCAAATTCAACTCACAAACACATACGGAATTTGGATTTCAAACTTTTGGACTTCGAGCTCAAATTAAAAGTTTCAAGTTCAGCTCACACTATTATATGAGTTTTGATCCAAACTCATAATTAAATAcgtaattatatataatatatattttataattatgtaTTACTATAAATTTATGTATAAATTATTAACATTTTATGTCataatatgtataattataaattatacatattattatatatataacatgtatgtataataataataataataattatatatataatcatgCTCATATATGAGCTGAGTTTTAATTGAGTCTGAGGCTAGTATGATCCAAATTTGGCTCACATTTAGTTTACACCTAGTCCGATCCATTAAAGTTTAGGTTTAGTGGCCTTTTTTTTGGATCAATGAAGTCAATTCAAACTGGCCCTAACAGCTCCACCAATCTCGCCCTCCCTAGCTACCTCCCTCTCTTTTCCCCCACTCCCAGGAGCTCTGCCCTCACTCTCCGTCTCCTAACACCCTTCTTTTCTTGCCCTCATACTGCTAAAGCAACTTCAATTAAGGGTGCATTTAATAAAACTgaagtctgaatccattaacttattgaattgttaagtattaaatctaatacatttgaattCATGTCACATtcaacaataagtaaataactttatcacttaattttgaaagcaagttttgtctaaaaaattcagtgccacttaattaattcagatatttaaattttgattatcaaatgatctaaatatgttaagatctgattttattaagtttaaatggtgaattgggttatcaaacagggTCTAAATACTTGTGTAGTAAGTTTTGACGTTATATAGAAGATTAAAGAGTAATTACTTGCCAATATAAGTATTAAAGTTCTTTTAAATTACACAAGCAAGACTAAAGGGAAAATCAATAATCAATTGAAAGAAACTTTGACAGTGGTGCTTTGCAGATGACCGTGAATGAAGATTAAATTAATAAAAGAAAGAGTTGAATACTGGGGCCGCTAGTTTTGGAGGGATAAAGACCTCCAGAATTCTTCTTGACTACTGGTTTATATTCTTGCTGACTGTTTGGGAGTCCTGGGggaattcatttttttttttggattgattttcaagaaagaaaagaaatggagaGTAAGAGAAAATGTTATTTTGTTGAGATATGATTTCTGTCTAAAAGATGaataaaaattgaaggaaaCAGAAACAGAGTAAGTGaaaaaattaaactttttttcccttcattttagatAATTGACACTggaatttttcctttcttttgttttgcttcCACAATGCAAACAAAAACACATCCAATGTTTGCTTTGTATtatttttagggataatttcagaaacctcccctgaggtttctgacagtctcaAGGACCTCCCCTGAAGTTCCGAAAATCCCTTATACCTCCCCTAAAACTAAGTAGATAGTTTCAGGTCCAACCCAATTGAGGTGGACAATGAATATAAAATGTGTtttaggagagagaaaataatcAAATTCCACCTCTGCCCTCAAGATTGTCATTAGTGAGGATGTTTATGTTGAAAATTTCAATGGAATCTAGTTCCTTTGAAATTGCGGGGGGTGTATGTGAAACTGATGGAAAAAGGTAAGGCTGTATTGCAAGAAATTGTCTTCTAGTTCACTCTCAAAGTAGTTCTTTGTGACGGTAATAAGAAACAGTAGTGTTGCTTTGGAGCTCTATATAATTGCCTACTGAAGTTGCAAGAGAAACCAGTGaatgttgttgggttgtgactGAGGTTTCTGCAAAAGTGCTCATACAAGTagcaaaattctaatcaaaatctattttttgATCACAACAAGAAGTGTCACCTATAACAGGAGCGGGCAgtttagaaatttatttatcggataaaataaatttaaacccattgttgaataaaagaccaCACATGAAAATAATTTTGTAATATGATTTGGACTGCTTTGTTACCAAAAACTCAAATTCATAGAGGAAAATTTTAGTGAGCCTCTCCATCCTGAGTTCTTGGCATGAAGGCTGGCAATACATGTCTGAACTTTCAATTATGATAGAATGCTTAATGTCGCTGAGAAACTTAGGCTCTTATTTAGTGCTTACGAAAAAATgggagagaattttttttttttctaaaaaatataagAATTGAAAACCTGATTTATAGCAACCAAGAAACTCGATTTCAATATCATGAGCATGATATTTATATTCTCACAAGGGACTATATTCTGGACAAGTCTCTTTGAAAAGATGAACCACAATGGATTCTAAATGTGGTGTATATTTCGGTGATGTGGGAGTGATGGAGttttacaaaatataaatttctggtttcatgAATATGGAGAAAAATGGGTGCCAGAATGTATGATGTTATGAGCACCACAATGGCCACTAAAGGCAAACATCCAGGTTGAAACAATTTTGACTTGCAAGAAATTGTCTTCTAGTTCATGCCAACGGCTCTCAAAGTAGTTCTTTGTAACGGTAATAAGAAACAGTAGTGTTGCTTTGGAGCTCTATATAATTGCCTACTGAAGTTGCAAGAGAAACCAGTGaatgttgttgggttgtgactGAGGTTTCTTCACTGCCAAAATtcgttgttgaataaaagaccagctctttatgcctTTCGTCCATTATACTCACAGAATACCCAAGGTGccttaaatagaaatttatttatcggataaataaatttaaaccCATTGAATGccgaaattaaaataaaataaaataaatttattgaattaaaataaattttttttccagttCTAATGAATTTAGAGCCTTAACTGCTAAAATTTGTAGACGCTTTCATTGCAAATTGTAAATCATTTTATAATTTGCAGTTAAATCATTTATATTGAGTACATGGCATTACAGCTGaagcaaaaggaaaaatcatgCCAAAATATGGAAGCATCATACGAAACAATGATGGGAAACTGAGGTACATGACCTTGCATTTGTTAAATGCAAGGTACATGACCTCGCATTGaaggaaaatgggtactctgtaagtataatggacgaaagccataaagagctggtcttttattcaacaatgggtttaaatttattttatccgataaataaatttctagaaaattttctaggcAATTTTCTAGGAATTCGTATTTATCGGATGCAAGATACAGTCCAACCAAAAAGCTTGCTAGTTTGATGCAATTTTTGGCGCCTTTTCTCTTAGCCCAAATTAGCAATTCATTTTATTATCAAATTCCAGTTAAGTTACTTAATCCTTTCTATTACTCATTTCACTAATTAATTCATATTATTATCAGAATATATTACTTCAACAGCAGGGATATTTGTGTCAATTCAACGTTTTTCAAGTCATTTTGGGACCCAACAATCTGACAGGGGAGGTATAAGGGATTTTCGAAACTTCAGGGGAGGTCCTtgagactgtcagaaacctcaggggaggtttctgaaattatcccttatttttatACTTAATTCCAACGAAAGGGATCTAAATTACTTTCCTCTACAGTCACTATTTTACAAATCGAACCAAATTAGCCGATTCCATTGATCAAATCATGAATTGATCGTGGCATCGGTCCGATTCAATAATAAATCTAAAAAATCAATTGAATAAGTCAAATGTGATCGAACCAATCAACACAGGTGAAAAACTGGACTTTTGAACTGATTCatactaaatttttttaatttcaaattcatccaatttacATGATAaataaaagattaaaaaaacaTTTGAACCGAATTAAACCAGTTGAACTGGTTTGAATCATGAACCGAAAGTTCATCCAGTTCACTAAATGGTCTGGGTTTAAAAACATTATTGTCTACAatcctttcctttctttactGCTGGTgtcattttctttgttttccctttcttctttcAATAAAAAACCGATGATTAGGGAAGAAAAACAAGGATGGAGAACAATTAATTAGTTTACTACCCTGGAAATTTTTTTCCGGACGTATTCTAAGAAATATCTTACTTTTTTCCATGCATAAATTTCTTGGCACATAGGAAAAGAATTAAATACAAAATTAaaccaaacaaaagaaaaaagagaaatatCCCCTCTGTGGACAAAATATGAGCTTTTCTTCAAGATGGAcgtaaaaattttgatagacaGTGGATGGAATTGTACCGTATTATTGTCTGCGGGAATTGGACCAAGCATTCCGTTCGCTTTACTCGTTTTGATGCGGAGGCCAATCTCCTTGTTCTCATCGCACGCCTTCCTAACCTTTTCACTCAGCTCACGGATGGCTTTGCCGAAGTTCCGCGAGTTTCCTGGCGATACCAGAAGCGATAACAGTTTCTCAACgaaattcttgtttttgaaCCGTGACTCCTCGACGATGTGGGTTTCCAGGACATCTTCAACTTCATGCACCAGACTCCTGCTCTCGTTCGCCAGCGTCCTCAGGATGTCGTCTTTGTAGTACTCTTCAGTGTACAACTCCATGAATTTCTTCACTAGAATGAGGCTTTTTGTCAGGTCCTCGATTACGGCATCGTTACCGCTCATCAATTTGCGGTTGTCATCGATCAACTGCAGCACATTTGTAAAGATGGCTTCTACTCCTAGTTCTATTGCCTTGTCCATCTCTCACTGATTTGTTTCTTGCTTTGATTTCTCTGTTGAAAGAGGAAAGCAAGCTAAAATCTGATCATTATTACTAGGTCGGATTTTCCCCCGCGGTACGTTGACTTGACTTGGATGCTTGCCCCATCCCCACAAAGTCATCAGCTCAAGGTGGGGCAGCAACCAACGACTTGATGTAGAATAGAAATTCTCCGAAAATCCATTATTGGTTTGCACTCTTATCCGAGATTTCGTAG
Above is a genomic segment from Coffea eugenioides isolate CCC68of chromosome 5, Ceug_1.0, whole genome shotgun sequence containing:
- the LOC113772588 gene encoding putative late blight resistance protein homolog R1A-10, translated to MDKAIELGVEAIFTNVLQLIDDNRKLMSGNDAVIEDLTKSLILVKKFMELYTEEYYKDDILRTLANESRSLVHEVEDVLETHIVEESRFKNKNFVEKLLSLLVSPGNSRNFGKAIRELSEKVRKACDENKEIGLRIKTSKANGMLGPIPADNNTPASNQWGDRIIGFEDAADTVLDLLGVPNLDPGRSDRKRKRQSTSEAEQHGDENPLEIVSIHGMLGLGKTTLARKVLNDPQVEYHFFTRIFVSVSKDYNKKEVLLSILSTFIKNIRDRNMSVQELVAEVRKRLKYKYLIVMDDVWDTKAWEDLKDAFPDYNKGSRVLITTRQESMAKRAATKTDPYQLRFMTIEEAEELLRTKVFNENECPEKLQPAESRILKKCGGLPLAIVVTAGILRNDPENEKWWENVAQKSLSMDELDSDSQKQLVDDLIRRSYDNLLHVYKSCFLYLGVFPEDLEIQVSKLFQLWIVEGFIPQIERESMEETAERCLRELVDRNLVMVRQRTLSGRIKTCLVHDTLRDFCKRTAKAENLFEECDVGTVSSFSRRLCCINSHFSSYISNQQPAQNVRSFLSFGLEETTLNRHLCSDVFKQFKLLRVLDILSIRLPGTRFPTQLLNLVLLKFIAICCELTVLPKKMSSLLSLQTLVVHTTSSTLDIQADIWSMTKLRYLHTNTSTILPKCLEQSPGGENLQTLSTVSPESLTKDVFKRARNLKKLGICGKLNNLVEANGESSLFDCLCELNSLENLKLYGDDVSSKLLALPEAHKFPPRLTRLSLHNTSLNWDYMSILGNLRYLEVLKLKDYAFKGDYWKTKQGGFPSLKVFFIGATDLTRWDAKANDFPELKCLILKQCKTLERIPSDFVHMKKLEMIKVEHTKDSVVSSARRIVQLQLEVLLQQKSKKTSPVKLIVYPPEY